One window of the Lacerta agilis isolate rLacAgi1 chromosome 17, rLacAgi1.pri, whole genome shotgun sequence genome contains the following:
- the RAN gene encoding GTP-binding nuclear protein Ran, producing the protein MAAPQGEPQVQFKLVLVGDGGTGKTTFVKRHLTGEFEKKYVATLGVEVHPLVFHTNRGPIKFNVWDTAGQEKFGGLRDGYYIQAQCAIIMFDVTSRVTYKNVPNWHRDLVRVCENIPIVLCGNKVDIKDRKVKAKSIVFHRKKNLQYYDISAKSNYNFEKPFLWLARKLIGDPNLEFVAMPALAPPEVVMDPALAAQYEQDLQIAQTTALPDEDDDL; encoded by the exons CTTGTTTTGGTTGGTGACGGTGGTACTGGTAAAACAACATTTGTAAAACGTCACTTGACTGGTGAATTTGAGAAGAAGTATGTAG CTACTCTGGGTGTTGAAGTTCATCCTCTGGTGTTCCACACTAACAGAGGTCCTATTAAATTTAATGTATGGGACACAGCTGGACAGGAGAAATTTGGAGGTCTGCGAGATGGCTACTACATCCAAG CTCAATGTGCCATCATAATGTTTGATGTAACATCAAGAGTTACATACAAGAACGTACCCAACTGGCATAGAGATCTGGTACGGGTGTGTGAGAACATCCCCATAGTTTTGTGTGGCAACAAAGTGGATATCAAGGACAGGAAAGTCAAAGCAAAGTCAATTGTCTTCCACAGGAAGAAGAACCTGCAG TACTACGATATTTCAGCCAAGAGTAACTATAATTTTGAGAAACCCTTTCTTTGGCTGGCAAGAAAGCTAATTGGAGATCCCAACTTGGAATTCGTTGCCATGCCTGCTCTTGCACCACCAGAGGTCGTTATGGATCCAGCATTGGCAGCACAGTATGAGCAAGATTTACAG ATTGCTCAGACCACTGCACTGCCAGATGAAGATGATGACCTGTGA